The proteins below come from a single Hugenholtzia roseola DSM 9546 genomic window:
- a CDS encoding site-specific DNA-methyltransferase yields MDKIALKAKLNTLENLSNEEKAYLLALIESKTYGLVWEEKPEDVEIRLQNELPIFREMKEREILSKNLPNTQLFDPTKQIPNHILIEGDNLHALTALSFTHQNAIDVIYIDPPYNTGNKDFRYNDKFIDKEDTFRHSAWLSFMQKRLKIAKELLNEKGVIFISIDDNEQAQLKLLCDEIFGENNFVSDIIWQSRKSVSNDTFISLNHNYTLFYAKNISLLDKNDVRLPISKEKFENPDNDSRGAWVADPFDAPNIRPNLTYVIKNPFNGKEFLPPKGRCWRTTEEEYLKLLEDKRIIFGKKGDSKPQLKRFLDFAEKKGTTPISIWYDIDTTTNGTQQLEQIFGNKVFTNPKPLGLLDRILKISSKPNSKILDFFAGSGTTMHAVMQLNAEDGGNRQCILVTNNENNICEEVTYIRNKKVIEGYTTPKGAAVAGLKENNLRYYVCDFVGREETVENKKRLTMEATHLLCIKENCYVEITQDYAAGDSMRIFAEQAACFLIIYSDDFIPDAIPIIEQLHTDLGLLVKVYVFSQGSYAYDSDFEEVADLIELCALPDAIYRAYQNVLPKKKMEQAGETKDGLF; encoded by the coding sequence CGGACTTGTCTGGGAAGAAAAGCCCGAAGATGTAGAAATACGCCTACAAAACGAACTGCCCATTTTTAGGGAAATGAAAGAAAGGGAAATTTTGAGTAAAAATTTGCCCAATACACAACTTTTCGACCCTACAAAACAAATCCCAAACCATATCTTGATAGAAGGCGACAACCTGCACGCCCTTACTGCCCTTAGTTTTACGCACCAAAACGCCATCGACGTAATTTATATAGACCCGCCTTACAACACTGGAAATAAGGATTTTAGATACAACGACAAATTTATTGACAAAGAAGACACTTTCAGGCACTCCGCTTGGCTTTCTTTTATGCAAAAAAGGCTTAAAATTGCCAAAGAACTGCTAAACGAAAAAGGCGTTATTTTTATCTCCATAGATGACAACGAACAAGCACAACTCAAACTCCTGTGTGATGAAATTTTTGGGGAAAATAATTTTGTAAGTGATATAATTTGGCAATCAAGAAAATCTGTTTCAAATGATACTTTTATTTCTTTAAATCATAATTACACTCTTTTTTATGCAAAAAATATATCATTATTAGATAAAAATGATGTAAGATTACCAATATCCAAAGAAAAATTTGAAAATCCTGATAATGATTCAAGAGGTGCTTGGGTTGCAGACCCTTTTGATGCTCCGAACATAAGACCTAATTTAACTTATGTTATAAAAAATCCTTTCAATGGAAAAGAGTTTTTGCCACCAAAAGGAAGATGTTGGCGAACAACAGAAGAAGAGTATTTAAAATTATTAGAAGATAAACGAATTATTTTTGGAAAAAAAGGCGATAGTAAGCCTCAATTAAAAAGATTTTTAGATTTTGCCGAAAAAAAAGGTACAACGCCCATAAGTATTTGGTATGACATTGACACAACAACTAACGGAACACAACAATTAGAACAAATATTTGGAAATAAAGTATTTACAAACCCAAAACCATTAGGATTGCTTGACAGAATTTTGAAAATTTCCTCCAAACCCAATTCCAAAATTCTTGATTTTTTCGCGGGTTCGGGAACGACTATGCATGCTGTGATGCAACTCAATGCGGAAGATGGGGGCAATCGTCAGTGCATTTTGGTTACGAACAACGAAAATAATATTTGCGAAGAAGTAACCTATATCCGCAACAAAAAAGTAATAGAAGGCTATACTACACCCAAAGGTGCGGCAGTAGCGGGTCTGAAAGAGAACAATTTGCGTTATTATGTCTGTGATTTTGTGGGTAGGGAAGAGACCGTTGAGAATAAAAAACGCTTGACTATGGAGGCTACTCACCTGCTTTGCATCAAGGAAAATTGTTATGTTGAAATTACGCAAGACTATGCGGCAGGCGATTCGATGCGTATTTTTGCAGAGCAAGCGGCTTGTTTTCTGATAATCTATTCCGACGACTTTATTCCTGATGCCATTCCTATCATCGAGCAACTGCATACAGATTTGGGTCTTTTGGTGAAAGTTTATGTTTTTAGTCAGGGTTCGTATGCCTATGATTCTGATTTTGAAGAGGTCGCAGATTTGATAGAATTGTGCGCCTTGCCTGATGCCATTTATCGCGCCTATCAAAATGTGTTGCCTAAAAAGAAAATGGAGCAAGCGGGGGAAACAAAAGATGGTTTGTTTTAA